One Rosa chinensis cultivar Old Blush chromosome 5, RchiOBHm-V2, whole genome shotgun sequence genomic region harbors:
- the LOC112167704 gene encoding protein LIGHT-DEPENDENT SHORT HYPOCOTYLS 6, which yields MDSASGGPSDPNSVGGEAPPAATGSATTTASASASASASSSPAPPSRYESQKRRDWNTFLQYLKNHKPPLTLARCSGAHVIEFLKYLDQFGKTKVHNSGCPYFGHPNPPAPCACPLKQAWGSLDALIGRLRAAYEENGGRPESNPFGARAVRIYLREVREGQAKARGIPYEKKKRKRPSTVTVAGNVSVGSSSAAQQGGDAAAGGGDGAPTGQSTAAAAPAAVTTTTAAV from the coding sequence ATGGATTCAGCTTCCGGTGGACCATCCGACCCTAATAGCGTCGGAGGCGAGGCTCCACCCGCCGCAACCGGGTCCGCCACAACGACAGCTTCGGCTTCGGCTTCGGCTTCGGCTTCGTCATCTCCAGCTCCGCCGAGCCGTTACGAGTCGCAGAAGCGGCGAGACTGGAACACGTTCCTGCAGTACCTGAAGAACCACAAGCCGCCACTGACGTTGGCGCGGTGCAGCGGGGCCCACGTGATCGAGTTCCTCAAGTACCTCGATCAGTTCGGGAAGACTAAGGTGCACAATTCGGGGTGTCCATATTTCGGTCATCCGAATCCTCCGGCGCCGTGCGCCTGCCCACTCAAGCAGGCGTGGGGTAGCCTCGACGCGCTCATCGGACGGCTGAGGGCGGCCTACGAGGAGAACGGCGGACGGCCCGAGTCGAACCCGTTCGGGGCACGCGCGGTGAGAATCTACTTGAGGGAGGTCAGGGAGGGTCAGGCCAAGGCCAGGGGTATTCCCTACGAGAAAAAGAAGCGGAAACGGCCAAGTACCGTTACGGTGGCCGGGAATGTGTCGGTGGGTTCCAGTAGTGCTGCTCAACAAGGCGGCGATGCTGCCGCTGGCGGAGGTGACGGTGCTCCAACTGGTCAAtctactgctgctgctgctcctGCAGCTGTTACAACTACTACTGCGGCAGTATAG